The Primulina huaijiensis isolate GDHJ02 chromosome 18, ASM1229523v2, whole genome shotgun sequence DNA window TAATGATCTTTACATTCGTCGATTTAATGTTCGACTGTAATTCATTAATGGAAAAACACTCCTGATGGCGTCCTTTCTTGATTCATATTACACTTTAAAAAATGACTAATTTGACATTTTCCAAATGCGGAATAAACGGTCGCTGACACCAAAAAATAACTGACTCTGAGCTATGTCTTTCTAGAAAAACATTCTGATCTTCTTATGTCTTGTTTCTAGTACATGATCAGACTACCAAATTTTCTGATAAAGTAGGTAGGATCCTTATAAGATATGTAGCTTGAAACTGAAAATATCTTACCCAACCGTTATCAGATATGTTTTGACAGAGTGGACGGTTGAGTGGTATTACTCATTCAAAGATAAATTATGATGTTTCGTGTAGCATAAAAATTTGTGGGTTGTGAATGGGTATGCAAATTGTTCGAGTCGATACAGTATAGCCTCTCCCTCTATctctgtgtgtatatatatatatatcttctaTGTTAAAGCTTGGAATCAATTGTTTTAGTCTACTGAAAGCTCGAAAATGAACATCAATACTTATGATACTTGTGTTCATACATGATCTCGAGTTCGTGAGCTCATGCAAGTAGAATATTAAAGCTCGCAAGTTATTAAACCAAAGTAATCCCGGTTTGAAATCGGCTAGAACAAATATTCAAGCATCTTTGAGCTCCACTCTAATTCGAAAATTCCATTTGCAAACTGAATGATATTCTAATCGATtccgggaaaaaaaaaaaaaaaaactagagagtCTACTCGATTCACACGTATCTCCCAATAGAGATGTAATACAAATGGTTGTACACTAAAACATCATCAATCTAGATCTAATTTGGTGGTGATGGTTTTGCTGATGACTTATAGCCAATTTGACGAGATGAAATCTCAGGTTTGAGATCCAATGATAACAAAGCTCGTCCCTGCCTAAAAAAAAGTTTGGTGGTGGTTTTGAGGTCATCTGAGACAGGACTGATAACCACCACAACCGGATAACAATAGGTAAATgaaagtaaataaaatttttgagagCAGAAAGTAACAAGATTACAGCTAACAGAATAGAAATGCCAATTTAAGGATTTTCCTCCacatttatttcaaaaaattggCTTCAACAAACATACGAGGTACTACATTGAAGCCTACCTTTTTAAATAGATGTGGAGAGAAGGCCATAAATTTTAATCAACCCTAACGAATTATCCAATTGCATCGAACAGGGAATACGAACACTGGAAAAGTATATGCATGAATGAATATTTTCACCAGCATCAAATGGAGgcacaaaaaaaaacatcagGATCATCTCCGCATTCGGTAATGTATCatgtgtttttaaaaattttactcCATCACGAGCACTGCTACCTAGAGTCATAAGCATGTAACACgaatcaaatcctgcatcaatGGGCGAGATTCACGACGAGGTTTTGGGACAACGGCTCGTATAACTAATTCGCCGATGTCCAATTATCAAGTAATTATGATGTTAAGGACATTGACTCTGCTACAAACGTGTGCACACGTATATCCACATTCTGACGAAAGGCCATAATTTGCAGAAGATAAAACGACACACAGCTTACAATGGTAAAATGAAACTTGAATGTATTACATATGAAACATAAAAAAGGGTATGATACTACAATTACAATGACAATAAAGAAATCACTTTCTTTTACTCTTTTTCTTAGCTCTAATCCTTTATATGGAGCGGATAAAGAGTACACTAGATTAAACCTAAAGATAACAGTATAAGCAAAGGTGAATTCCTAAGTGAAAAATGACTCCTCGTCTTTGACATGCATATCCACGGATAAGTGTACACTAGATTGAACCTAAAGATAACAGTATAAGCAAAGGTGAATTCCTAACTGAAAAATGACTCCTCGTCTTTGCCATGGATATACACTAATCTTCAAACCCATGTGCTAACAATGAATATCACATATGCTGATTAAGACATgtatagaaaaaaaattgaatgcaGCAGAAGAGGTACCAAACCTTATGTCCTTAACCATGCAAAAATATAGTCAGGTAGTCGTGCAATGCAATAGCCAGGGAACAGGAATCACACAGATTCACATACCACAAGAAGATAGTTGGCTTTTCCGACAAAAAGTATCAATCAATTAACACACATAAATTTTCTTATTCATCATTTTAAAGCCACTTCTGAGCAACTGGATGTACAGTGCCATCAAGTGCAAAAACTTAACAATTGCTTGAAAGATCCAAAAAGAAAGTACATGCTGACAAAATATGTCTCGTAAGATAGTTATCCATTATGAGAATTGAGCAAAGAAAGATGGTTTTACAATTCAAACAAAGATCATAAATGGCCGTCGTGCCTTCGATTGCAGATCAGCCTCATATCAGTTCAGGCAAGAGAGTCCTTTTCTCTTTGCTGTTGGTATAGCTCCTCTCTCATTCTCCTTATCTCAGCTTCTTTCTCCATTTTCTCCTTCTAAAAGTACAGCAATACATTAAGGAAGAAACGAACTCGGATCACTGAATAACTTTACAATTAACAGTGTCTTGACACTAAGTTTCATAAATGGAGATCAAAACTTGTAAAATCTCGCTTTTTCAGATCGAATGTAGGACTTTTTGCTCCCCAATTCTAGTACAACATTACATAAAACTAATATCTTACAAACCAAAAATGCCAGTGTTATGGATTAAGAATTCAATTTATGATATATCTAACTATTAAAGAAACCAAAATCTCTTAATTCCGTTTCTAATAGAGCAAGTAGGACAAAGAAACGCACTGTTCAAATAGAAAGAAACTggaaaccattaaagaaaaagaaacccCCAAATCCAAAACCTAAAGCAGAGAAGTGATACTTATTGCATCAAAAAACAAGTTAAAGCAAATAAAACCAGAAAACCATCAAAATTCAAGCTAAAAAAAGCAAAAAATCAACGGCACACAGATTCAGAGACTCTGCGAGCGTATAACACACCTTCTCGTCTTGGCGAAGGGCAATATAGACATGGACCTTATCCATGGTCTGCCAAAAAACGAAGGCTGCGAATGTCATACCAAAGAAAGTCGCCACTTTCACCATGTTCGAAATCTGGATAATTCAACACTCAAACCCCCTCAGGTGGAAGATGGAAATCGAATTTGCCGTAAATTGCTTTTATTTGGGCTCCTTGGCGAGTTAAAACCATGAGTACGACGTCGTTTAGTTCAGCTTTAAAAAATGTACATATTAATTGTTACATAATAATGgctggaaaaaaaattgatttcaatTATGTCCCCATGAGGTTAAATTCGGTTTCAGATTGGGTTATAATTCTAATtaggtaaatttaatttataataataggtaatattttttatataaataataatattttttgtattgatgatttaaataagatatatgtttcacaaattgacttgtgagaccgtctcacaaaagtttttatatataatgaatGACTGATATACATggaccaaaataaaataaagctcTTAAATTTAAACTATTTCCAGAATTGCTGTTAATTTGTCATGCCCCGTGACCGGGGTTGATCGACACCGACGTTCCCAAATTTACGTTCGAAAACAACGAGCAtcagaagtacaaaattcaaaaaccagtctttttattcataatactgaatattcattttctgatacaaactcaaataactaatgttttacagcggaaatgtaaaactagacataacaatgtcttaacagatgcagcggaaaaacaaaacataaattGAACTAGgaaataacagtcttcttcacctGCTCCAGAACTTattctgctcttcttcttctagcatttcttccttgttcttatctgagatgggtttggtgggtgagtgatatggtcgtcactcaatAAGCGGATGCGGGAATAACTCTcagttttcaaaaccattttcaacagaaacagtaatacaaataatatacagaaactCTTACTTTCAAAATAGAAATCGGTATTCAGGAATAACaggtttcagaacagaaatcagaacttaaaatttagcaagCAAGCACTGAGCACAttcgtgaatttcatggctaaactgatatcagtctcctatatgttatctcctctaaggggtgaggccaataATCAGTAATCATGATTCAGTAATCAGGAatgtttcagaatatatattcctaccattagttcactaggtttcagtgcttcaagaATCAGATATTAGAAAtcaaaaatacatatacttTGCTTCAAAACAGAAATTATCAAACTGGTTTTAAGATATTTATATACAAGCCTACTTACAGTAATTTGCTAAAaagtttcggttgaagtctgaAATCTACTTGCTCTCGCTATTGGATTTTAATGCTcaaatttcaagtgataactcaagATTTGTGTTACACCAATTCAGAGATTTGAGtgtgttatttataggcaaaaCTTCTGACTGTTAGTCTCCCAATTAATGGCCATAATCTGCCATCATGTGTCATTAACAGCCTTTATTTCATGTTAAATGtttcagttacaagtcataagcagAATCAGTAGCTGTCTGCTGGAAACTCGCGCTACTAAACTCTTCTGTTACTGGATTctatctgctggaaaaataccagcttctgaaatattagttgcTGCTGGAATTGTTAACTTCTGCTGAAATTTTTGCATTGATGCTGATTATTGCTAGCTGCTACAAAATACTAGCTACTGCTGGAATTTCGGTTTCTCACATAATTACATTTGCCTTCTTGTAGGAAAATTGTTAATGTTTGTAGCTTCCCATTTTAGTATAAAATATTGCTAAGTTTGGCAAACTTGATATTCAATCCATCGACTTCAAATGTTGGtgtaaaatgaaaattttaagcatattctCTATTTTTAAGTACTAAATTTTCCTTCCAAAAGGGAAAATAACCCCACAAAATCCAAGACTCACTAATCCTATTTGactggaaatatatatattgaatccATCAATGAATTCTCTCTATGTGAAAACTACAAGTCCATATTTTGGTAGATGAGATCCTACCTATGTAGGTACCCTCACTTCATTTCAACGGATAAGATCTTGCCACACTtacaatttccaaaaaaaaaagtgagtcCTATATATGCATGGGCATATCTTGGTCATCCATCCTATCATGGGGGCAATGTCCACATGGGTAGGATGAAATAAACCCCATATTTTATGCCTAAACAAAGAACTTCAATGACATTTGGCCAAATAATTAGCCTCGAAGAATATTCTTACATAAAAAAGGTCGACGACCTAAGGATGTAACAAAAAAGCGACATGGGGGcgggttttttttattttagccTAAGTTCGAATTCAAATATCTACTTTGTCAAGAGAGTTTATGTTATTACACCACTAAAAATTGTGTCAACTATGAATATTTTTAGTAGCACAAAAtatgaattaaatataaaatattttcctccTCGAATAATGATCTCTACTCGACGTTCTCGACATAAAGAACAGTTAATCAGTTGGTTTATGAAGATAAGCCTCATAAAGAAACCACTTACTTTAGCAGTATTTGGTTCAAATGTACGGAAAATACTAGAGAATGATCGAAAAGATGGTGACAATATTAATTGAAGTCATCCATACTCCATTGAGTAAGGCCAAATGTTTAGCTAAGAGTGTCGGCTGGCATATGATTGCACTTTGAGATAGTCCAATGGAACCAAGAACAAAACCACACACTAACACTTACAGATTCCATATATCTACCAATATCATGAGATTTCGAAATCTTTTGAATGATTCGCAGATTAGTCGCATGAAAAATTACTCATGTAGGAAATGGGAGGTAAAGGTGGCCTTTTCAGGTATGCTGATGGTGCCGAAATGTCGCTGATGCTGATCGGCACCTTAGGGATCTTGGGAGATGGGCTAATGTCACCACTTAATATGTTTGTTCTAAGTGGTATCATTGATGAGTATGGGACTGCTAATCTGTCTATCGCTAACGAGGTGGTGGATAAGGTATACTTTTTACTTTTGAAAAGTTTGTAGATTTTGATTCTAGTTCTCTTTTTGAGAGAAATGAATAGTTTTTAGTTGTTTTTTTCATGCAGTATGCGCTGAGGTTGCTGTATGTTGCTCTTGGAGTTGGATTGTCAGCGTTTCTTGGTATGCAGATAATTGTTTTATAtattgactttttcttaatcaAAATGTTGGTTGTATGCTTTTACAGAAGGATTATGTTTGAAAAGAACAGCAGAGAGAGGTCTCGTATACGAACGGAGTACTTGAAATCGACACTTAGACAAGAAGGTGGTTTCTTTGACAGTCAAGGTGCTTCATCCTCCACTTTCAAAGTAGTTTCAAGCATCTTTGTTGATACACACTCGATTCAAGGTGTTATAGTTGAGAAGGGTTTTTTCGAGTTAGATACATAACCGCCTAGCTGAATTCTCTGCGTTCATATTTGGCCTAGTGATTGCCTTTACGCTTTCTTGGAGACTTGAATTGTCTTCTCTCCCTTGTGCATTGTGTTATCTCCAGCAGTGGTATTTAGACAGTTAATGACGAACATTGGGATGAAGAACAAAGTTGCTTATGATGTTTCGGGTGGTATCGTGGAACATGCAATATCCTCAATTCGAACTGTTTACTCATACATTGGTGAATGTCAAACTCTTGA harbors:
- the LOC140964193 gene encoding ABC transporter B family member 17-like — encoded protein: MGGKGGLFRYADGAEMSLMLIGTLGILGDGLMSPLNMFVLSGIIDEYGTANLSIANEVVDKYALRLLYVALGVGLSAFLGMQIIVLYIDFFLIKMLVVCFYRRIMFEKNSRERSRIRTEYLKSTLRQEGGFFDSQGASSSTFKVVSSIFVDTHSIQGVIVEKGFFELDT
- the LOC140964118 gene encoding uncharacterized protein — translated: MVKVATFFGMTFAAFVFWQTMDKVHVYIALRQDEKKEKMEKEAEIRRMREELYQQQREKDSLA